A region of Nocardioides sp. JS614 DNA encodes the following proteins:
- a CDS encoding flagellar FliJ family protein, translating to MSRSTQTSLRGLVRLRSLRERDSRLGLATALIEENAAAAQVRALEEQVSETPEVGVSDLVAFRARQHRLEALVLALSEARTAYASAHQLTLAARSRWIEDRSRLAAVESLIARRAAAVREERRRRENRELDAIGQDLWLRAQAAEHPDAV from the coding sequence ATGAGTCGATCCACCCAGACGAGCCTGCGCGGCCTGGTCCGGCTGCGCAGCCTGCGCGAGCGCGACAGCCGGCTCGGGCTCGCGACCGCCCTGATCGAGGAGAACGCCGCCGCCGCCCAGGTGCGGGCGCTCGAGGAGCAGGTCTCCGAGACCCCGGAGGTCGGGGTCTCCGACCTCGTCGCGTTCCGCGCCCGTCAGCATCGGCTCGAGGCGCTCGTGCTGGCCCTCTCCGAGGCGCGCACCGCCTACGCCTCGGCGCACCAGCTCACGCTCGCTGCCCGCAGCCGGTGGATCGAGGACCGCAGCCGGCTCGCGGCGGTGGAGTCGCTCATCGCCCGCCGCGCCGCCGCCGTCCGCGAGGAGCGCCGGCGCCGGGAGAACCGCGAGCTGGACGCCATCGGTCAGGACCTCTGGCTGCGCGCCCAGGCCGCTGAACATCCGGACGCCGTATGA
- a CDS encoding FliI/YscN family ATPase: MSVLTADHERQARLAVRPLVLGRVVGLLGLRVTVSGVSAALGDLLEVQGLTGPVPVEVVASGDGMLTCLPLGDTTGLRVGDHVVNHGEGLRIPVGEALRGRVLDGLGRPMDDGPALDDLPTVVVDNLPPAALSRPRIDQQLGLGVRAMDALISCGRGQRLGIMAGSGVGKSSLLSMIARGTDAEISVIALIGERGREVREFLENDLGPAGLRRSIVVVATSDEPPVVRLRAAFVATRIAEWFRDSGRHVVLMMDSLTRVALAQREIGLSAGEPPATRGFPPSVFALLPRLLERAGTSPEGSITGLYTVLVEGDDLQDPIGDSARSILDGHVVLSRDLATSGHFPSIDVLESISRVASAIIEPSGRADGIRLRRLLAAYRSVRELVEIGAYVAGSDADADDALALMPRINDFLRQDMSDVTPTADTWSALHELVTT, from the coding sequence ATGAGTGTCCTCACCGCGGACCACGAGCGCCAGGCCCGGCTCGCCGTCCGGCCGCTCGTCCTGGGCCGGGTCGTCGGCCTGCTCGGCCTGCGGGTGACCGTGTCCGGCGTGAGCGCCGCGCTCGGCGACCTGCTGGAGGTCCAGGGCCTGACCGGCCCGGTGCCGGTCGAGGTGGTCGCCAGCGGCGACGGGATGTTGACCTGCCTGCCGCTGGGAGACACCACCGGCCTGCGCGTCGGCGACCACGTCGTCAACCACGGCGAGGGGCTGCGCATCCCGGTCGGCGAGGCGCTGCGCGGGCGGGTCCTCGACGGTCTGGGCCGGCCGATGGACGACGGCCCGGCACTCGACGACCTCCCGACGGTGGTGGTGGACAACCTCCCGCCGGCCGCGCTCAGCCGCCCGCGCATCGACCAGCAGCTCGGCCTCGGCGTACGCGCCATGGACGCGCTGATCTCCTGCGGCCGCGGCCAGCGGCTCGGGATCATGGCCGGATCGGGCGTCGGCAAGTCGAGCCTGCTCTCGATGATCGCCCGCGGCACCGACGCCGAGATCTCCGTCATCGCGCTGATCGGGGAGCGGGGCCGCGAGGTCCGGGAGTTCCTCGAGAACGACCTCGGCCCAGCGGGCCTGCGCCGGTCCATCGTCGTGGTCGCCACCTCCGACGAGCCTCCCGTCGTCCGCCTGCGCGCCGCGTTCGTGGCCACCCGCATCGCGGAGTGGTTCCGCGACTCCGGCCGGCACGTCGTCTTGATGATGGACAGCCTCACGCGGGTGGCGCTCGCCCAACGCGAGATCGGTCTCTCGGCGGGGGAACCGCCTGCGACCCGCGGCTTCCCGCCGAGCGTGTTCGCGCTGCTGCCCCGCCTCCTCGAGCGGGCCGGCACCTCACCCGAGGGCAGCATCACCGGGCTCTACACCGTCCTGGTGGAGGGCGACGACCTGCAGGACCCGATCGGCGACTCCGCCCGGTCGATCCTCGACGGCCACGTCGTGCTGTCCCGCGACCTGGCGACCTCGGGCCATTTCCCCAGCATCGACGTGCTCGAGTCGATCTCGCGGGTCGCCTCGGCGATCATCGAGCCCTCGGGCCGGGCGGACGGCATCCGACTGCGCCGGCTGCTCGCCGCCTACCGCTCGGTGCGCGAGCTGGTCGAGATCGGGGCGTACGTCGCGGGCAGCGACGCCGACGCCGACGACGCGTTGGCGCTGATGCCGAGGATCAACGACTTCCTGCGTCAGGACATGTCCGACGTGACGCCCACCGCGGACACCTGGTCCGCCCTGCACGAGCTGGTGACGACATGA
- a CDS encoding FliH/SctL family protein — protein MPQYRAPARPDLRTGVWTRLGDAAVLGDPVTEAALGGLAERTHVAARSQGYAVGWAEGRREALVRASEAEAAAEQRHSDEEERREREHRAAIAALADAAAGLRTATREATARIADQATELAFELTRELVVHELSVAADPGAAVITRVLAALPDDSGATVRVAATTAASSTAGLLVEHGVRLVVDPHLGPGDAVVETDRAAVDLCVTSALERLREVLR, from the coding sequence ATGCCCCAGTACCGCGCGCCCGCGCGGCCCGACCTGCGCACCGGCGTCTGGACCCGGCTCGGCGACGCCGCGGTGCTCGGCGACCCGGTGACCGAGGCCGCGCTCGGCGGCCTGGCCGAACGCACCCACGTCGCCGCGCGCTCGCAGGGCTACGCCGTGGGCTGGGCCGAGGGCCGGCGCGAGGCGCTGGTCCGCGCCTCGGAGGCCGAGGCCGCCGCCGAGCAGCGACACTCCGACGAGGAGGAACGGCGCGAGCGCGAGCACCGGGCCGCGATCGCCGCGCTCGCCGACGCCGCCGCCGGGCTCCGCACGGCCACCCGGGAGGCCACCGCCCGGATCGCCGACCAGGCCACCGAGCTCGCCTTCGAGCTGACCCGGGAGCTGGTCGTACACGAGCTCTCGGTCGCGGCCGACCCCGGAGCCGCGGTCATCACCCGCGTGCTGGCCGCGCTGCCGGACGACAGCGGGGCCACCGTCCGGGTGGCAGCGACCACCGCAGCCTCGAGCACCGCCGGTCTCCTCGTGGAGCACGGCGTGCGACTGGTCGTCGACCCCCACCTCGGTCCCGGCGATGCCGTGGTCGAGACGGACCGGGCGGCCGTCGACCTGTGCGTGACCTCCGCCCTGGAGCGGTTGCGGGAGGTGCTCCGATGA
- the fliG gene encoding flagellar motor switch protein FliG, protein MAMNTMNLTAAGVRKAAVVLIQLGKDHAASVLSHLSDAEVEAISAEIARLEYVDPAESAAALTEFRTMAGARANIARGGLAFARTMLEQSLGAERAGEIIERLQAAAVQMPFQFLHRADPSQLRTFIADEHPQVIALVLAHMTAEKASLVLSGLPSNLQAEVAHRIAVMDRTSPEIIHAVETTLERKLSSVLQPAEMSRVGGVDPLVSIINRSDRVTERQIVEGLEALDAELADEVRSRMFMFEDIVKLDDRSVQLVVRQVDQAELALALKGVSDAVRAKITSNLSSRAAETLLEEVDLLGAVRLAQVEEAQQSIIRRIRQLEEQGQIIINRGGSDDEFVS, encoded by the coding sequence ATGGCGATGAACACGATGAACCTGACGGCCGCCGGCGTGCGCAAGGCCGCGGTCGTCCTGATCCAGCTCGGCAAGGACCACGCCGCGTCCGTGCTCAGCCACCTCTCCGACGCCGAGGTGGAGGCGATCTCTGCCGAGATCGCCCGACTCGAGTACGTCGACCCCGCCGAGAGCGCGGCCGCTCTCACCGAGTTCCGCACGATGGCCGGCGCCCGCGCCAACATCGCGCGCGGCGGCCTGGCCTTCGCCCGCACGATGCTCGAGCAGTCGCTCGGCGCGGAACGGGCGGGCGAGATCATCGAGCGGCTCCAGGCGGCAGCCGTCCAGATGCCCTTCCAGTTCCTGCACCGGGCCGACCCCTCGCAGCTGCGCACGTTCATCGCCGACGAGCACCCCCAGGTCATCGCGCTGGTACTCGCCCACATGACTGCCGAGAAGGCCTCGCTCGTGCTCTCCGGGCTGCCGTCGAACCTGCAGGCCGAGGTCGCGCACCGGATCGCGGTCATGGACCGGACCTCCCCCGAGATCATCCACGCCGTCGAGACCACCCTCGAGCGCAAGCTGTCCTCGGTGCTGCAGCCGGCCGAGATGTCGCGGGTCGGCGGCGTCGACCCGCTCGTGAGCATCATCAACCGCTCCGACCGGGTCACCGAGCGCCAGATCGTCGAAGGGCTCGAGGCGCTCGACGCCGAGCTCGCCGACGAGGTCCGCAGCCGGATGTTCATGTTCGAGGACATCGTCAAGCTCGACGACCGCTCGGTGCAGCTCGTCGTCCGTCAGGTCGACCAGGCCGAGCTCGCCCTCGCCCTCAAGGGCGTCAGCGACGCCGTCCGCGCCAAGATCACCTCGAATCTGTCCAGCCGCGCCGCCGAGACGCTGCTGGAGGAGGTCGACCTGCTCGGCGCGGTCCGCCTCGCCCAGGTCGAGGAGGCGCAGCAGTCGATCATCCGGCGGATCCGCCAGCTGGAGGAACAGGGCCAGATCATCATCAACCGCGGCGGGAGCGACGATGAGTTCGTCTCCTGA
- the fliF gene encoding flagellar basal-body MS-ring/collar protein FliF, which produces MKQKLNRSLANLRTTFTSFTLGQQVVSVIGTAAILLAAFMVFRWVSTPDYAPLYSNLAASDASAIVDELDSQGTPYKLANGGSTVMVPRDSVYATRISLSGQGLPEQSSGQGYSLLDNQDISTSEFQEQTDFKRAMEGELASTIEAVDGVTTAVVHLALPPAKVFSDQQDPPTASVLIDTAAGTTFNAEQVQAIVHLVASSIDGLDPDNVTVADSSGKVLSSSDAGALGASTRDQQVTSFQQQTSQRIQSMLDRVLGPGNSTVQVTADLDFDKSVSESTTYGKSNKVPALSSSTSTEKYDGPAGGSSSSGVVGPDGQMDSFGATGAGGKSSYVKESTTSDNAVEKTIEHRETAPGSINTLHVGVVLDTTAAQTVNPTDVQDLIAATVGINPDRGDTVQVTTMPFDRTADKAAAAELAAATKAAKTQRMWDLARNAGIAVAILAVLLIAWLRSRKKSKRREKTTTYLVEQLRNDAAERQAAAAVAIQNSPALEALESADRAGDEMRRELADLADGQPEDVAALLRGWLVERP; this is translated from the coding sequence ATGAAGCAGAAGCTGAACCGCAGCCTCGCCAACCTGCGGACCACGTTCACCTCGTTCACCCTCGGCCAGCAGGTCGTGTCCGTGATCGGTACGGCGGCGATCCTGCTCGCCGCGTTCATGGTCTTCCGGTGGGTGTCCACCCCGGACTACGCACCGCTCTACAGCAACCTGGCCGCGTCGGACGCCTCGGCGATCGTCGACGAGCTCGACTCGCAGGGCACGCCGTACAAGCTGGCCAATGGCGGCTCGACCGTGATGGTGCCGCGCGACTCCGTGTACGCGACCCGGATCTCGCTCAGCGGCCAGGGCCTCCCCGAGCAGAGCAGCGGCCAGGGCTACTCCCTGCTGGACAACCAGGACATCTCGACCTCGGAGTTCCAGGAGCAGACCGACTTCAAGCGCGCGATGGAGGGCGAGCTCGCCTCGACCATCGAGGCGGTCGACGGCGTCACCACCGCCGTCGTCCACCTGGCGCTGCCGCCGGCCAAGGTGTTCAGCGACCAGCAGGACCCGCCGACCGCCTCGGTGCTCATCGACACCGCTGCCGGGACCACGTTCAACGCCGAGCAGGTCCAGGCGATCGTGCACCTGGTCGCCTCGAGCATCGACGGTCTCGACCCCGACAACGTGACGGTCGCGGACTCCTCCGGCAAGGTGCTCTCCTCCAGCGACGCCGGCGCCCTGGGTGCCAGCACGCGCGACCAGCAGGTCACGAGCTTCCAGCAGCAGACCAGCCAGCGGATCCAGAGCATGCTCGACCGGGTCCTCGGCCCGGGCAACTCGACCGTCCAGGTGACCGCAGACCTCGACTTCGACAAGTCGGTCTCCGAGTCGACGACCTACGGCAAGAGCAACAAGGTGCCGGCCCTGTCGTCGAGCACGAGCACCGAGAAGTACGACGGTCCGGCCGGCGGCTCCAGCAGCAGCGGCGTGGTCGGCCCCGACGGGCAGATGGACAGCTTCGGCGCGACCGGCGCCGGCGGCAAGTCGTCCTACGTCAAGGAGTCGACGACCTCGGACAACGCGGTCGAGAAGACCATCGAGCACCGCGAGACGGCGCCCGGCAGCATCAACACCCTCCACGTGGGCGTGGTGCTCGACACCACCGCCGCGCAGACCGTGAACCCCACCGACGTGCAAGACCTGATCGCGGCCACCGTCGGCATCAACCCCGACCGCGGCGACACGGTGCAGGTCACGACGATGCCGTTCGACCGGACCGCCGACAAGGCCGCCGCCGCGGAGCTCGCCGCCGCGACGAAGGCCGCCAAGACCCAGCGGATGTGGGACCTCGCCCGCAACGCCGGCATCGCGGTCGCGATCCTCGCGGTCCTGCTGATCGCCTGGCTGCGCTCGCGCAAGAAGTCGAAGCGTCGCGAGAAGACCACGACCTACCTCGTCGAGCAGCTGCGCAACGACGCGGCCGAGCGCCAGGCCGCGGCCGCGGTCGCGATCCAGAACAGCCCCGCCCTCGAAGCCCTCGAGAGCGCCGACCGCGCCGGCGACGAGATGCGGCGTGAGCTCGCCGATCTCGCCGACGGCCAGCCCGAGGACGTCGCCGCCCTGCTGCGCGGCTGGCTGGTGGAGCGTCCCTGA
- the fliE gene encoding flagellar hook-basal body complex protein FliE, translating to MSVNGIEGIGFTPYVAPQLNPTDPVRGSSQAGAAFGDMVIDGLDRLEAVQDKSDRLAVQAATGDLNDIHDYTIAATEASVTTQLTVAVRNRALEAFNEIMRMPIG from the coding sequence ATGAGCGTCAACGGGATCGAGGGCATCGGCTTCACGCCGTACGTCGCGCCGCAGCTCAACCCGACCGACCCGGTCCGCGGGAGCTCGCAGGCCGGCGCGGCGTTCGGGGACATGGTCATCGACGGGCTGGACCGGCTCGAGGCCGTCCAGGACAAGTCGGACCGGCTCGCCGTCCAGGCCGCGACCGGTGACCTCAACGACATCCACGACTACACCATCGCCGCGACCGAGGCCTCGGTCACCACCCAGCTGACCGTCGCCGTGCGCAACCGCGCGCTCGAGGCGTTCAACGAGATCATGCGGATGCCGATCGGATGA
- a CDS encoding flagellar basal body rod protein FlgC yields the protein MGAFDTLTIAGSSMGVHQTWLDTLASNIANVNTVTPTSQNAFQAQMLIVRSAVGGGVEVAGLAQSDPQGRLVSDPGNPMADADGYVRAPDMDMSTQMTQLVMAQRGFQASVQVTKQAQETYTAALQIGRA from the coding sequence ATGGGCGCGTTCGACACCCTCACCATCGCCGGCTCGTCGATGGGAGTGCACCAGACCTGGCTCGACACGCTCGCCTCGAACATCGCGAACGTCAACACCGTCACGCCGACCAGCCAGAACGCCTTCCAGGCGCAGATGCTGATCGTGCGCTCCGCTGTCGGCGGCGGCGTCGAGGTCGCCGGCCTCGCGCAGAGCGACCCGCAGGGCCGCCTCGTCTCGGACCCGGGCAACCCGATGGCCGACGCGGACGGCTACGTGCGGGCGCCCGACATGGACATGTCCACGCAGATGACCCAGCTGGTGATGGCCCAGCGCGGCTTCCAGGCCTCGGTGCAGGTCACCAAGCAGGCGCAGGAGACCTACACCGCGGCCCTCCAGATCGGGCGTGCCTGA
- a CDS encoding flagellar basal body rod protein FlgB, whose translation MPFAISDPVSSVLNAALDGIALRQRVTADNIANVDTPGYRASSVDFETSLRAAIAAGDPAGAAPGELLATDTPVGANGNNVDLRKETLAAVQSQFQYQILTRATTDRFALIKTAAGVA comes from the coding sequence ATGCCGTTCGCGATCTCTGATCCTGTCAGCAGCGTCCTCAACGCCGCGCTCGACGGGATCGCCCTGCGTCAGCGGGTCACCGCAGACAACATCGCGAACGTCGACACGCCGGGATACCGGGCGAGCAGCGTCGACTTCGAGACCAGCCTCCGCGCGGCCATCGCCGCGGGCGACCCGGCCGGCGCAGCGCCCGGCGAGCTGCTGGCCACGGACACGCCGGTCGGCGCCAACGGCAACAACGTGGACCTGCGCAAGGAGACCCTGGCCGCGGTCCAGTCCCAGTTCCAGTACCAGATCCTGACCCGGGCGACCACCGACCGCTTCGCGCTGATCAAGACGGCTGCGGGCGTCGCCTGA
- the fliS gene encoding flagellar export chaperone FliS encodes MNAPQNPREAYLAATVATASPQQLLVMLYERLAVDLQRASDALRNGEPSKAHEPLLHAQEIVLELNASLDVSAWDGASNLAALYDYLHSELVKANIGKNLRVTDFCLDIVSTLRDTWRDAALGLVAESA; translated from the coding sequence ATGAACGCGCCCCAGAACCCCCGTGAGGCCTACCTCGCCGCGACCGTTGCGACGGCGTCGCCACAACAGCTGCTGGTGATGCTCTACGAGCGGCTCGCGGTCGACCTGCAGCGCGCGTCCGATGCGCTGCGCAACGGCGAGCCGAGCAAGGCCCACGAGCCGCTGCTGCACGCGCAGGAGATCGTGCTCGAGCTGAACGCCAGCCTCGACGTGAGCGCGTGGGACGGTGCGAGCAACCTGGCCGCGCTCTACGACTACCTGCACAGCGAGCTGGTCAAGGCCAACATCGGCAAGAACCTCCGGGTCACCGACTTCTGCCTCGACATCGTCTCGACGCTGCGCGACACCTGGCGCGACGCCGCCCTCGGGCTGGTCGCTGAGTCGGCATGA
- the fliD gene encoding flagellar filament capping protein FliD codes for MATSSISGLASGLDTASIINQLMQLEAVPQNKLRDQQTVENNVIRALRQLNTDAALLASNAAKLAKPEAWQTLKATSTSSTVTASATASASPSSFTVVVGQVAKSAQTSYSADVALDANVLTVAGDPVVLTAADGTTHTINAGTGTLTDLAAGINAAKAGVTATTVRTGTNTYRLLLTADTTGAGSAISLSNVSLGTATTDLGQDAQLTIGGIPASSKTNTFTDLVPGVSVTLASTAKNGDTSTISVAQDSSSVKSSVKALVDQVNSLLTSIDTQTATKTSTTAAGILAGDSTARSLRSALLNTVFGDGTTSLAQYGIQTDRYGKLVFDADKFATAYAADPAGVAAKFTSATPPATDGWAARVDSVAKAATDSYTGTITSAITGHTTTVDRLTKSIADWDDRLEIRRASLQRTYTALETALSNLQSQGNWLAGQIASLPTYSS; via the coding sequence GTGGCCACCAGCAGCATCAGCGGCCTCGCCAGCGGCCTCGACACCGCGAGCATCATCAACCAGCTCATGCAGCTGGAGGCGGTCCCCCAGAACAAGCTCAGGGACCAGCAGACCGTCGAGAACAACGTCATCAGGGCGCTGCGACAGCTCAACACCGACGCCGCCCTGCTGGCCAGCAACGCGGCCAAGCTCGCCAAGCCCGAGGCCTGGCAGACGCTCAAGGCCACCTCGACCAGCTCCACCGTCACCGCGTCCGCCACCGCGAGTGCGTCCCCGTCGTCGTTCACGGTCGTCGTCGGCCAGGTCGCGAAGAGCGCCCAGACGAGCTACAGCGCGGACGTCGCGCTCGACGCCAACGTGCTGACGGTGGCTGGCGACCCGGTGGTCCTCACCGCCGCCGACGGCACGACGCACACGATCAACGCCGGCACGGGTACGCTCACGGATCTCGCGGCCGGCATCAACGCCGCGAAGGCCGGCGTGACCGCGACGACCGTCCGGACCGGCACCAACACCTACCGGCTGCTGCTCACCGCCGACACCACCGGCGCCGGGTCCGCGATCAGCCTGAGCAACGTCAGCCTGGGCACGGCCACGACCGACCTCGGCCAGGACGCGCAGCTGACGATCGGCGGGATCCCGGCCTCGTCGAAGACCAACACCTTCACCGACCTCGTCCCGGGCGTGAGCGTCACGCTCGCCTCGACGGCGAAGAACGGCGACACCTCGACGATCTCGGTCGCCCAGGACTCCTCGAGCGTGAAGAGCTCGGTCAAGGCGCTCGTCGACCAGGTGAACTCGCTGCTCACCAGCATCGACACCCAGACCGCGACCAAGACCAGCACCACGGCCGCCGGCATCCTGGCTGGTGACTCCACGGCCCGCAGCCTGCGCAGCGCATTGCTCAACACCGTGTTCGGCGACGGCACCACCTCGCTCGCGCAGTACGGCATCCAGACCGACCGCTACGGCAAGCTCGTCTTCGACGCCGACAAGTTCGCCACGGCGTACGCCGCCGACCCCGCCGGGGTCGCCGCCAAGTTCACGAGCGCGACGCCCCCGGCCACGGACGGCTGGGCGGCCCGCGTCGACTCGGTCGCGAAGGCGGCCACCGATAGCTACACCGGAACCATCACCAGCGCCATCACCGGCCACACCACGACCGTCGACCGGCTCACCAAGAGCATCGCCGACTGGGACGACCGGCTGGAGATCCGCCGCGCCTCGCTCCAGCGCACCTACACCGCGCTCGAGACCGCGCTGTCGAATCTGCAGAGCCAGGGCAACTGGCTGGCCGGCCAGATCGCGTCGCTACCCACCTACTCATCGTGA
- a CDS encoding flagellin N-terminal helical domain-containing protein: MSLRINQNIDALNSYRNLSVTQGQMSKSLEKLSSGYRINRAADDAAGLAISEGLRSQVGGIKVAVRNAQDGVSVVQTAEGALTETHSILQRMRDLSVQAANDSNDVSSRAAIQSENDALVDELDRIATSTTFNNVSLLDGNYIGKNFQVGYGTGATDSIAVDITSTGTGGAKSTWANGAASTTAAAATFTHNGVATTTGVLVASTDANNIATQLNADANFKTNYTASVDDKGGLVVTSKDGLPGAITVSGAGLAGAHVDAAPGANAGFSSTDLGVGALVLDSAANAKAATNAIDTAIKGVSTARAKLGAMQNRFEHTINNLSVTQENLSASESRIRDTDMAAEMMQFTRSQILSQAGTAMLAQANQAPQGVLQLLR, from the coding sequence ATGAGTCTCCGCATCAACCAGAACATCGACGCCCTCAACTCCTACCGCAACCTGTCGGTCACCCAGGGCCAGATGAGCAAGTCGCTGGAGAAGCTGTCCAGCGGTTACCGGATCAACCGTGCGGCCGACGACGCCGCCGGCCTCGCGATCTCCGAGGGCCTGCGCTCGCAGGTCGGCGGCATCAAGGTCGCGGTCCGCAACGCCCAGGACGGCGTCAGCGTCGTCCAGACCGCTGAAGGTGCGCTGACCGAGACCCACTCGATCCTGCAGCGCATGCGCGACCTGTCGGTGCAGGCCGCCAACGACAGCAACGACGTGAGCTCGCGGGCAGCCATCCAGTCCGAGAACGACGCTCTCGTGGACGAGCTGGACCGGATCGCGACGTCGACGACGTTCAACAACGTCTCCCTCCTGGACGGCAACTACATCGGCAAGAACTTCCAGGTCGGCTACGGCACCGGGGCCACGGACTCGATCGCGGTGGACATCACCTCGACCGGCACCGGCGGCGCGAAGTCGACGTGGGCCAACGGTGCGGCGTCGACCACGGCGGCGGCCGCGACCTTCACCCACAACGGTGTCGCGACCACGACCGGCGTGCTCGTCGCCTCGACCGACGCCAACAACATCGCCACCCAGCTGAACGCGGACGCCAACTTCAAGACCAACTACACCGCGTCGGTCGACGACAAGGGTGGCCTGGTCGTCACGTCGAAGGACGGTCTCCCGGGTGCGATCACCGTGTCCGGTGCCGGTCTGGCCGGCGCCCACGTCGACGCCGCTCCGGGCGCCAACGCGGGCTTCAGCTCGACCGACCTCGGCGTCGGTGCCCTGGTGCTCGACAGCGCCGCCAACGCCAAGGCCGCGACGAACGCGATCGACACCGCGATCAAGGGCGTGTCCACCGCGCGTGCGAAGCTCGGTGCGATGCAGAACCGGTTCGAGCACACCATCAACAACCTGAGCGTGACCCAGGAGAACCTCTCGGCCTCCGAGAGCCGGATCCGGGACACCGACATGGCTGCCGAGATGATGCAGTTCACGCGGAGCCAGATCCTGTCGCAGGCCGGCACCGCGATGCTCGCCCAGGCGAACCAGGCCCCGCAGGGCGTGCTGCAGCTGCTGCGGTGA
- a CDS encoding sigma-70 family RNA polymerase sigma factor has protein sequence MNAHTVTPELEALILQHTALVGHIVRETMSRVPAHVDRDDLTSAGLLALVQAAQAFDAERGVPFNRYAATRVRGAVVDELRRTDWASRSVRRRARELDATRSRLATVLGRPATQAEVADTAGLSVDEVTGNDDDIARAQVLSLDASEDDGIGDTLVGNAPDPQGALEHGERLTYLTEAVAELPDRLRLVVEQYFLNERPMAEIAATLGVTESRISQLRAEALVLLRDALNHELDPDLLPAPSRPNGAATRRRESYFAAVAARHTAGLRRVVIDAEVANESVNVSA, from the coding sequence GTGAACGCGCACACCGTGACGCCTGAACTCGAGGCGCTGATCCTCCAGCACACCGCCCTGGTCGGACACATCGTCCGCGAGACCATGTCGCGGGTCCCCGCGCACGTGGATCGCGACGACCTGACCTCCGCCGGGCTGCTGGCGCTCGTGCAAGCCGCGCAGGCGTTCGACGCCGAGCGCGGGGTGCCGTTCAACCGCTACGCCGCTACCCGCGTCCGCGGCGCGGTCGTCGACGAGCTGCGCCGCACCGACTGGGCCTCCCGGTCGGTGCGGCGCCGGGCCCGGGAGCTCGACGCGACCCGGTCCCGGCTCGCGACCGTGCTCGGCCGGCCGGCCACCCAGGCCGAGGTGGCCGACACGGCCGGGCTGAGCGTCGACGAGGTCACCGGCAACGACGACGACATCGCCCGCGCCCAGGTGCTCTCCTTGGACGCCTCCGAGGACGACGGCATCGGCGACACCCTGGTCGGCAATGCGCCCGACCCCCAGGGGGCGCTCGAGCACGGTGAGCGGCTGACGTACCTGACCGAGGCGGTGGCCGAGCTGCCCGACCGGCTGCGCCTGGTCGTCGAGCAGTACTTCCTCAACGAACGGCCGATGGCCGAGATCGCGGCCACCCTCGGCGTCACCGAGTCACGGATCTCGCAGTTGCGCGCGGAAGCACTGGTCCTGCTGCGCGACGCCCTCAACCACGAGCTGGACCCGGACCTGCTGCCGGCGCCCAGCCGGCCGAACGGTGCCGCTACGAGGCGCCGGGAGTCCTACTTCGCGGCCGTCGCTGCCCGGCACACCGCCGGCCTGCGCCGGGTCGTCATCGACGCCGAGGTGGCGAACGAGTCGGTGAACGTCTCGGCGTAG
- the flgN gene encoding flagellar export chaperone FlgN yields the protein MEKLTWVLWKERELLEGLLFRLETEALVMSSGRTRWLPAAARDVEEAARQVREMELLRAVAADEAAAGVGLEPNPSLRALVAAADEPWASILAEHREAFSVLSDEIVRAADVNRSLISAGLRAAHETLLDLDTSVTTYTAAGAVAVGAGVPSFVDRSL from the coding sequence GTGGAGAAGCTGACGTGGGTCCTCTGGAAGGAGCGCGAGCTCCTGGAGGGTCTGCTCTTCCGGCTCGAGACGGAGGCGCTGGTGATGTCCAGCGGGCGTACCCGATGGCTACCGGCCGCGGCTCGCGACGTCGAGGAGGCGGCCCGGCAGGTCCGGGAGATGGAGCTGTTGCGTGCCGTGGCGGCCGACGAGGCCGCGGCCGGTGTCGGGCTCGAGCCGAACCCGAGCCTGCGCGCCTTGGTCGCGGCCGCCGACGAGCCGTGGGCCTCGATCCTGGCCGAGCACCGCGAGGCGTTCTCGGTCCTCAGCGACGAGATCGTCCGCGCCGCGGACGTCAACCGCAGCCTGATCTCCGCCGGTCTCCGGGCCGCGCACGAGACGCTGCTGGACCTCGACACCAGCGTGACGACGTACACCGCCGCCGGCGCGGTCGCCGTCGGAGCCGGAGTGCCGTCCTTCGTCGACCGGAGCCTGTGA